Sequence from the Thermocoleostomius sinensis A174 genome:
ATGATTGATGCCAAGTTCGATCGCCCTTGCCACCGTCTGTACTGCATTTTCCTCAGAAGCCAAGTAACGCATGGTTCCTAAAGAAAAAACAGAAAATGGTAGATTCGTTTTGCCAAAGCGACGAAACCGCATACAAGCAGACAAGATGACAGAGAAAAGCTAAAGAATAAAAAATTGATCCCCTCTTTATACTTTAGCCTTCAGGCTCTAGCCTTTGGTCTCGCTGTCAGCTTTCGTCTCGCTTGCTGAAACGGCCATCTTGCTTAAAGTCATCGGGGCGCAAGTTAGAGAGAAAATCACGAAAGGCTTGGCGTTCTGCTTCGTCCGCATCACGATCGACCGGAATGGACGCATCGGCAATGACTTCTTCCATGACCCAAATAGGGCTTTTGGTTCGCAGTGCGATCGCAATCGCATCGCTGGGACGAGAATCGATTTCTTTACGAGCCTCACCTTGGCGAACTTGCAGAATGGCATAAAAGGTATTGTCTTGCAGCGAGTGAATAATGATCCGCTCGAGCACCATATTCCATTCTTCTAGCAAATTGACCAACAGGTCGTGAGTGAGCGGGCGAGGCGGAACCTGATTCTCTAGGGCGCTGATAATAGCTCTGGCTTGTTCTTGACCAATGAAAATTGGTAGCTGGCGGCGCTCGGCAGCATCTCTCAATAGCACGATCGGGCTACGAGAGACTGCATCTAGAGCAATTCCAGCGACTTTCATTTCAATCATGGCTTAGCCTCTAGAATCCGTTAGGGGGGTAGAAAAATCGAATTGAAGAGCAGTAAAGTAAGTTGGAACTCAATGAACTCAGGCAATCAGACTGTAGAAGGACAGCCTTACGATCAAATCACTTAAATTCAGATAAACAGATCTTATAATCTATTTTCACCTCTAACTTAGTGAGATTGCTACGGTGTAAGTACAAATGTTGCTAACTTTATGTTGCCAGCAAAATTTAACTATGAGATCCAACCAACCCACTGATGATAACTTCAGGGGAGTTCGATTGACTTCCAGTATGCCCTGATCTCGGCTGGAATCTGTAGGGAGAATTCTGAAAGTTTGTCTAAGAAATAGACGGTGCTTCGATCGAAGAGGTGCCTCTCCATTTTGCCAATTTGCCCACGTTCTGATAGAAGTCTGTTTAAGGTAGGACTATTTAAGTACAGCCTTACGATCGTAACGATCGTTGGATCTCATCTACTCTCTTGGGAACAGCGGCTGTCAAGATCTCGTGACCTGTTGATGTCACCAGCACATCGTCCTCAATGCGAACTCCAATGCCGTGCCAGCGTGGATCAATTTCTGGTTGTCCTTCAGCGGGTTTAATGTAGGGCGAAATGTAAATTCCTGGCTCCACGGTCAAGACCTGCCCTGGCTCTAGCGTGTGGGGTGTTTCGCCGTGTTGATAGACTCCAACATCGTGCACGTCTAACCCCAACCAATGTCCTGTCCGATGCATGTAGAAGGGCTTGTATTTCTCGTCTTTGATAATTTCGTCCATGTCTCCACACAGCAAGCCCAGATCGAGCAAGCCTTGGACAATCACGCGCACGGCGGTGTCATGCACCTGATTATAAGGATTGCCGGGATGGACGTGTGCGATCGCCTGCAATTGCGCCTCTAGAACAATTTCATAGATCGCCTGTTGCTCTGACGTGAAGGCTCCACCCACCGGGAAGGTACGGGTGATGTCTGAGTTGTAATAGTCGTAGGCACAACCTGCATCAATTAGCAATAGCTCGCCGTCTTGCATCTGGCGCGTGTTTTCCGTGTAGTGCAGCACGCAAGCGTTGGCTCCCGACGCTACGATCGACGGATAGGCTGGACCCATGGCTCCCCGGAGGCGAAAGGTATGTTCAATTTCCGCTTGTACTTCGTATTCAAATCGTCCGGGTTGGGCGAACGCACGAGCGCGATTGTGGGCTTCGGCGGCAATGTCGGCGGCTTTACGCATTCGTTCTAGCTCAATAGTGCTTTTGATTTGCCGCATAGGGTGCAACAGCGGAGCCGGATCTTCGATCGCTGTGGGTCCAATGCCTTTCTTAGGATAAATTGCTAGCAATCGTTGCCAATGTTTCAAGATCGTTTCGTTGAATGCTTTGTCGCGCCCTAGGTGATAGTAAATGCGATCGGCTTTTTCTAGATATTGTGGTAGTTTTTCACTCAGTTCGTCGATGGAATATACCGCATCTGCCGCAAACTGCTCCTTGGCAGCGTCTACACCCACGCGATAGCCCGTCCAGGTTTCTTTCTCTAAATCCTTTGGCTGCACAAATAAGATGAAGCGATGGTCTTGATGATGAGGAGCCAGCACCGCCACTGCGCTTGGTTCATTAAAGCCCGTCAGATAAAAAAAGTCGCTATCTTGGCGAAAGTTATATTCCACATCATTGTGCATCACTGCCATGGGGGCACTGCGAAAAACAGCCGTGCCTTTGCCAATCTTTGCCATAAACTGTTCGCGACGCTGGGCATATTCCGATTGCATAGGTAACCGCGAGGATAGGGAGGATGAAGAGGGAATGTTATCTGTTGTATCCAGAAAAACTGAAGTTAGCAACCTGCCTTTTAGACTGGGCTGATTAGGCTGAGTTAACCGAAAACGAGTTGCCACAGCCACAATTGCTGACAGCATTGGGGTTGTCGAAGCGGAAACCACCACCCATCAAATCTTCGGTATAGTCAATTTTTAGTCCATCGACATAGGGCAAACTGTCAGCATCAACGACGATTTGCAAACCATCACAGGTCTGAATGTAATCGGCCGTTGCGATCGCATCATCTAGCTCTAGCGCATAATAAAAGTCAGCACATCCCCCCGACTTCACACTCAACCGAACCGCTATGTTGGGATGAGTTGCTTTAGACTGAATGCGGTGAACTTCGGCAATAGCAGCAGGACTGAGATGAATCATAGTGTTTGGGGTGTTTGAATTACCCGAAGACCAAAAGATCTATGCTGATTGTACTGAACTCTAGGTGCTTAAAATGGCGCTTAAAATTAAGTTTTAGATTCAGGGGACATTGTCTAGTCTACAAGCAGGGTCTACTGTTGAACTGTGTAGGTTTCTCCCATCACAACTACCCGATCGCCCTTCACCAGCTTGCGCCCGCGCCGTGTTTCGATCGTGCCGTTGACTTGGACTTCGCCAGCTTGAATGAGCAGCTTGGCTTCGCCACCCGTTTGAACCACGCCCAACCACTTCAAAAATTGATCGAGTTTAATTTTTGATTCAGTGCTGAATTCAGACGATGTCATGAACGTTGCAAACCCTTAAAGATAAGATCTGGGAAAGATCTTCATTATTTCATTTTCTTCTATTATATTTGGTTGCCGCATGACCTATTGTCTTGGCATTATTACTCGCTATGGACTGGTATTTGGTGCAGACTCTCGTACCAATGCTGGCGTTGATTATATTTCTACCTATCAAAAGCTGTTTGATTTTTCTGATCCAGGGCAGCGGGTGGTGCTGTTAGCGGCCTCTGGTAACTTGTCGATGACACAAGCGATCGTCAATGCCATTCAGCAAGATTTGAAGCTGATGGAAAGTGAGAACATTCATACCCTGCCAACCCTTTATGACATTACTCGCTACATCGGCAATAAGGTGCGTGTGGTCCAAGAGCAAGACCGCCCCTGGCTAGAAAGAGACGGGATTGATTCTAGTTGTACGCTGTTGCTGGGGGGACAAGTCCGGGGAGAACCACCGGGGCTATATATGATCTATCGTCAGGGAAATTTTATTCAAGCAACGCCAGAGACCCCATTTTTGCAAATCGGTGAGACGAAATATGGCAAACCCATTCTCGATCGCACCCTCAGTTTTGATACCCCACTGGAAGCGGCGGCTAAGTGTGCTCTGCTGTCGATCGATTCTACAATGCGATCTAATATCTCGGTGGGACCGCCAGTCGATTTGGTGATGTATGAAGCAAACAGTCTATTTGTTAAACACCAGGTTCGATTGCGCGTGGGTGATCCTTATTTAATGCAAGTGCGAAAGCAGTGGGAAATCTCGTTGCGGCAAGCGTTCGAGCAAATGCCAAATATTGAATGGGGCTATGGTGAGGAGAATGTTTTGATGGAATCGGGAGTGGGGAATGGGGAGTCGGGAATCGGGAGTCGGGAGTAGGAAAAGGAAACAAGGTTGTGGCACGGATTTATTTGGATGCAATTGAGCGTCGGTATGGGTCGGTAGTGGCGATCGAGGACATCACGTTTGAGGTTCCTGATGGGGAATTTTGGGTGTTGGTGGGGCCGTCTGGTTGCGGGAAGTCTACGATTTTGCGAACGATCGCAGGTCTTGAAACGGCTACGTCGGGCAATTTGTACATTGGCGATCGGTTGGTAAATCAAGTACCGGCCCGCGAACGCGATGTGGCAATGGTGTTCCAGAACTATGCTCTGTATCCCCATATGACGGTGGCTGAAAATTTGGCGTTTGGGCTACGGATGCGCAAAACCGATGCCAAAACGATCAAAGCGCGGATTGAGACGGTGGCGCAATCGCTGAATATTGCCCATTTGCTCGATCGCAAGCCGAAGCAACTTTCGGGAGGGCAGCAGCAGCGGGTAGCGTTGGGTCGTGCTATTGCTCGCCAACCACAGGTATTTTTGCTGGATGAGCCACTGTCTAATCTAGATGCCCAGCTACGGGACGACACGCGCGCCGAACTGAAACAACTGCACCAGCGCTTAGGTGTGACAACGGTTTATGTAACGCACGACCAGGTGGAAGCGATGACGCTGGCCGATCAAATTGTGGTGCTAGATCAGGGCAGAATCCAGCAAATTGGCTCGCCGCAAACAATTTATGCTCGACCTGCCAATCAGATGGTGGCAACGTTTCTGGGTAGCCCACCGATGAATGTCTTGTCAGCGGTCTATCAAGACGGACAGTTTCAGGTTGAAGGACAAGCAATTCCCTGCCCCGATCGGCTGCGGAAGCAATTGTCATCAACAGTTAGCCAATCTTCAACGGCGCAGCGGTTCAACTTGGGCATTCGTCCTGAACATGTACATTTGGCAGAATCGAGCGAGCGACCGCTCATGGCAACAGTGATGGTGGTGGAACCGTTAGGACGAGAGATTTTGGTGCGCACCGTGCTGCCGATGGAAACTAGCGGCGCGGCTCCTACTATTAGCTTGCAAGTTGCTCCAGAAACCCAAATTCAACCCGGCGATCGATTGCCACTGGTATTTGATCTGGAGCATTTGGCGGTGTTTGATCCAACCACAGGCAATAACCTCAGCTTGGCTTAACCCGCCTTCTAGAATGAAGTTCCTAACTTCTCTAAGAGAAATCTACCGTGAGCTTGGATTCAGCAGCAGACTATCGATGTTTAGAGCAATGGACTAGCGATAAGATTGGAGACGAATGATCACATAGATAATGATCACATAGATTCGGAGTAGAATCCGCGCAAGACCGTTGATGCTCTAGGATGATCGGACTCCGATCAGTATTGCAAACCCTCCTGCTGCAACATGGCTCCATCGTCACCATCTCCTCGCAAACGGAAGCAGCAGTTCAGTTCCTCTTCAGCTTGGGCAGCGGAGACTGAACTGGTTGGTATCACCCTAGACCTAGAGCCACTACAAACCTGCTCTCTTTATGCCCAATACACGATCGGGCTTCATGCTTGGTTGCTCGATCAAGTGCGGCAGTCCGATCCAGATTTGTCTACTCAACTGCATGATGAGCAAACGGAGAAAGCATTTACCATTTCTGGACTGGAAGGAGCCTTAGAAACCAACGGCAGAATGTTTCAACTGAAGGCGGGGCAAACCTACCAATGGACAATCACCGCTTTATCCAATCCGATTGCACAATGGTTGGCAAAATGGATACAACAGCCGCCTCAAGTGGTTGCATTGCGGAATGCCCCGTTGCAAGTGCGTCACATCAAAATCACTCACTTGCCAATGACCTACGAGCAACTCTGGGAGACAGACTATCCCGATCGCTTTCGAGTCGCACTTAGCTTCACGTCACCTACAAGCTTTCGCCGTCGGGGATTACATTTACCATTGCCGATGCCATTCAATGTATTTCATAGTTACTTGCGCCGCTGGAATACTTTTTCAGGAATTGAGTTTGAGCCAGATGAGTTTTTGGAATGGGTGGATGAATCGATCGTGATTGTGCGACATCGGCTGGAATCAACGCGGGTTTTGGCCGGGAAAAAGGGGACAGTAACGGCGTTTACAGGGGCGATCGAACTGGAACTGTCAGTGAAGGCACCACGAGATGATGAGTATGAGCAATTATTGTTTGCGCTGGTGCAGTTGGCTCCTTATTGCGGCACAGGACATAAAACCACCTTTGGTTTGGGGCAAACCCGATTAGGATGGGCAGTACCTGAATTGCAATCTCCTCCTGCTCTACAAACGATTCTGCTTGATCGCATTGCGGAGTTAACCGAATTGTTTATTGCTCAACGGCATCGTACAGGGGGCGATCGAGCCAGTCAGATTGCAGAAACCTTAGCGACGATTCAAGCCCGGCGAGAACTTGGAGAATCTTTGAAGACGATCGCAGAAGATTTGCAGATGCCGTATGAAACAGTGAAAGCCTATGCAAAACGAGCAAAGCGAGGAATGATTCAGGAATAATTGGAAGGAGTCTTTTGCAAGGAATTGAGAATACGAAGGGTGCAAAAAAATAATTATTCCTACTTCAAAATTGTGAAATATTTGAAACACCACTATTATCCATCAAACTACCTCTGCTGGGAATCTAGGCACTCGCACAATTTGCTCCTGGCTGCTAAATAACTGTTCAAGAATAACTATTCAGAATTATCAACAATTGAACATTTGAGAGTCTCAGGATAAGTTGCGGAATCCTGCTCCATCGCTCATGCTAGTTGCGGTATTGAAAGTGAAGCTCATGTCGCTGGCTAAAACGCAGTCCTTGCCTAAATGATAATTATTTGCAATAATCTACCACGACGACACTCAATCAGGAACCTGCCGCCATGCAACTGCGAGAATCGACCGATCAGCTTACAGGTGTCACTGAAACCCTCATGATTACGCTGTATGCGCGTGCGATCGAAGCCCAGCGTTCAGAGTCAATTCTGAGCGATTGCAAAGCGGTTGAGATTATCGAACACCTGGATTACGACTTCAGTAAATACGAGCAAGGCTGGGGATCGCAGTTGGGTTGCG
This genomic interval carries:
- a CDS encoding bifunctional nuclease family protein, which gives rise to MIEMKVAGIALDAVSRSPIVLLRDAAERRQLPIFIGQEQARAIISALENQVPPRPLTHDLLVNLLEEWNMVLERIIIHSLQDNTFYAILQVRQGEARKEIDSRPSDAIAIALRTKSPIWVMEEVIADASIPVDRDADEAERQAFRDFLSNLRPDDFKQDGRFSKRDES
- the cas6 gene encoding CRISPR-associated endoribonuclease Cas6 — its product is MAPSSPSPRKRKQQFSSSSAWAAETELVGITLDLEPLQTCSLYAQYTIGLHAWLLDQVRQSDPDLSTQLHDEQTEKAFTISGLEGALETNGRMFQLKAGQTYQWTITALSNPIAQWLAKWIQQPPQVVALRNAPLQVRHIKITHLPMTYEQLWETDYPDRFRVALSFTSPTSFRRRGLHLPLPMPFNVFHSYLRRWNTFSGIEFEPDEFLEWVDESIVIVRHRLESTRVLAGKKGTVTAFTGAIELELSVKAPRDDEYEQLLFALVQLAPYCGTGHKTTFGLGQTRLGWAVPELQSPPALQTILLDRIAELTELFIAQRHRTGGDRASQIAETLATIQARRELGESLKTIAEDLQMPYETVKAYAKRAKRGMIQE
- a CDS encoding aminopeptidase P N-terminal domain-containing protein; amino-acid sequence: MQSEYAQRREQFMAKIGKGTAVFRSAPMAVMHNDVEYNFRQDSDFFYLTGFNEPSAVAVLAPHHQDHRFILFVQPKDLEKETWTGYRVGVDAAKEQFAADAVYSIDELSEKLPQYLEKADRIYYHLGRDKAFNETILKHWQRLLAIYPKKGIGPTAIEDPAPLLHPMRQIKSTIELERMRKAADIAAEAHNRARAFAQPGRFEYEVQAEIEHTFRLRGAMGPAYPSIVASGANACVLHYTENTRQMQDGELLLIDAGCAYDYYNSDITRTFPVGGAFTSEQQAIYEIVLEAQLQAIAHVHPGNPYNQVHDTAVRVIVQGLLDLGLLCGDMDEIIKDEKYKPFYMHRTGHWLGLDVHDVGVYQHGETPHTLEPGQVLTVEPGIYISPYIKPAEGQPEIDPRWHGIGVRIEDDVLVTSTGHEILTAAVPKRVDEIQRSLRS
- a CDS encoding RNA-binding S4 domain-containing protein, translated to MTSSEFSTESKIKLDQFLKWLGVVQTGGEAKLLIQAGEVQVNGTIETRRGRKLVKGDRVVVMGETYTVQQ
- a CDS encoding HesB/IscA family protein gives rise to the protein MIHLSPAAIAEVHRIQSKATHPNIAVRLSVKSGGCADFYYALELDDAIATADYIQTCDGLQIVVDADSLPYVDGLKIDYTEDLMGGGFRFDNPNAVSNCGCGNSFSVNSA
- a CDS encoding ABC transporter ATP-binding protein; its protein translation is MARIYLDAIERRYGSVVAIEDITFEVPDGEFWVLVGPSGCGKSTILRTIAGLETATSGNLYIGDRLVNQVPARERDVAMVFQNYALYPHMTVAENLAFGLRMRKTDAKTIKARIETVAQSLNIAHLLDRKPKQLSGGQQQRVALGRAIARQPQVFLLDEPLSNLDAQLRDDTRAELKQLHQRLGVTTVYVTHDQVEAMTLADQIVVLDQGRIQQIGSPQTIYARPANQMVATFLGSPPMNVLSAVYQDGQFQVEGQAIPCPDRLRKQLSSTVSQSSTAQRFNLGIRPEHVHLAESSERPLMATVMVVEPLGREILVRTVLPMETSGAAPTISLQVAPETQIQPGDRLPLVFDLEHLAVFDPTTGNNLSLA
- a CDS encoding proteasome-type protease, with translation MTYCLGIITRYGLVFGADSRTNAGVDYISTYQKLFDFSDPGQRVVLLAASGNLSMTQAIVNAIQQDLKLMESENIHTLPTLYDITRYIGNKVRVVQEQDRPWLERDGIDSSCTLLLGGQVRGEPPGLYMIYRQGNFIQATPETPFLQIGETKYGKPILDRTLSFDTPLEAAAKCALLSIDSTMRSNISVGPPVDLVMYEANSLFVKHQVRLRVGDPYLMQVRKQWEISLRQAFEQMPNIEWGYGEENVLMESGVGNGESGIGSRE